The Brevibacillus brevis genome contains a region encoding:
- a CDS encoding MFS transporter codes for MKQASSSRLHYAWIIAGVTFFILLIGAGIRSAPGVFMVPVEQEFGWSRSSISIALSINLLLYGLVGPFAAAVMDRFGIRRITIIALILLALGSSLTTWMQASWQLTVLWGIVVGLGSGCTASVLGAMIANRWFVKQRGLVMGILTASGATGQLVFLPLLASLAESDGWRLASWVIATAALVLVPIVAVLMRDRPSDKGIQAFGATEADQEIEDIKQNPFRAAVDGLVRGSRSFDFWLLAGSFFICGLSTNGLIGTHFIAACMEYGIPAVTAASLLALIGIFDIIGTTFSGWLSDRFNNRWLLFWYYGLRGFSLMLLPAALSSSTYTLGLFIVFYGLDWVATVPPTLKLTTDIFGKQQSGILFGWILAAHQLGAAVAAYGGGVIYTMLNSYFIMFIIAGIFCLIASVMVMRIGRNALTAKISGNM; via the coding sequence ATGAAACAAGCTTCTTCGAGTCGGCTCCACTACGCCTGGATCATTGCGGGTGTCACCTTTTTCATTCTCTTGATTGGCGCTGGAATTCGCTCTGCTCCTGGTGTATTTATGGTTCCTGTTGAACAAGAATTTGGCTGGAGTCGCTCTTCTATCTCTATAGCGTTGTCCATTAATCTTTTGTTATACGGATTGGTAGGCCCGTTTGCAGCAGCAGTCATGGATCGGTTCGGAATAAGGCGTATCACGATTATTGCCCTTATTCTGTTAGCATTGGGGTCCTCCCTCACGACTTGGATGCAGGCTTCCTGGCAACTGACTGTACTTTGGGGAATCGTTGTTGGACTGGGTTCAGGATGCACGGCTTCCGTATTGGGAGCGATGATCGCAAATCGCTGGTTTGTGAAGCAACGAGGATTGGTAATGGGGATATTAACAGCGAGTGGTGCAACAGGACAGCTGGTATTTCTTCCTCTTCTCGCAAGCTTGGCTGAATCAGATGGCTGGCGTTTGGCATCGTGGGTGATTGCAACAGCAGCGCTGGTCTTGGTTCCGATTGTGGCTGTCTTGATGCGTGATCGACCAAGTGACAAGGGAATTCAGGCATTTGGTGCGACAGAAGCTGATCAAGAAATAGAAGACATCAAGCAAAACCCTTTTCGTGCAGCTGTTGATGGTTTAGTACGAGGATCGCGTTCTTTTGATTTCTGGTTGTTGGCTGGCAGCTTTTTTATTTGCGGTCTCTCTACAAATGGTTTAATCGGTACTCATTTTATAGCTGCTTGTATGGAGTACGGCATTCCAGCGGTAACGGCTGCAAGTTTACTCGCTCTCATAGGTATCTTTGACATTATCGGAACAACATTTTCGGGATGGCTTTCGGATCGCTTTAATAATCGTTGGCTCTTGTTTTGGTATTACGGTTTACGGGGATTTTCGTTAATGTTGCTTCCTGCAGCGCTATCCTCTTCTACGTATACCTTGGGCTTATTCATTGTCTTCTATGGCTTAGATTGGGTAGCCACGGTTCCGCCAACACTTAAGTTGACAACCGATATTTTTGGAAAACAGCAATCAGGAATTTTGTTTGGTTGGATATTGGCCGCACATCAATTAGGTGCTGCTGTGGCCGCTTACGGTGGAGGAGTCATTTATACCATGTTGAATAGTTACTTTATCATGTTTATCATTGCGGGAATATTTTGCTTGATTGCTTCTGTCATGGTTATGCGGATTGGAAGGAACGCGCTCACGGCGAAAATTTCCGGGAACATGTAG